One Mycteria americana isolate JAX WOST 10 ecotype Jacksonville Zoo and Gardens chromosome 21, USCA_MyAme_1.0, whole genome shotgun sequence genomic region harbors:
- the TSSK3 gene encoding testis-specific serine/threonine-protein kinase 3, producing MEGFLLANGYQLGRTIGEGMYSKVKEAFSQKHQMKVAIKIIDKKKGPEEFIQRFLPRELQIVTHLDHRNIIRVHEVLESAEGKICLVMELAEDGDIFDYVLHEGPLPEPRARALFRQLVEAIQYCHDCGVAHRDLKCENALLQGRTLKLTDFGFAKLLPRERRELSWTFCGSTAYAAPEVLQGTPHDSRKGDIWSTGVILYALLCARLPFDDTDIPKMLHQQQKGVAVPGHLGISKECQNLLKMLLEPDMTLRPSIEGVSRHPWLANP from the exons ATGGAGGGGTTTCTGCTTGCCAATGGCTACCAGCTCGGCAGGACCATTGGGGAGGGGATGTACTCCAAAGTGAAGGAGGCTTTTTCCCAAAAGCACCAGATGAAAGTGGCAATTAAAATCATTGATAAGAAGAAAGGCCCAGAAG AGTTTATTCAGAGATTCCTGCCCCGGGAGCTCCAGATCGTCACGCACTTGGACCACAGGAACATCATCCGCGTGCACGAGGTGCTGGAATCCGCAGAGGGGAAGATCTGCCTTGTGATGGAGCTGGCGGAGGACGGGGACATCTTTGACTACGTGCTCCACGAGGGTCCCCTGCCCGAGCCCCGTGCCAGGGCGCTCTTCCGCCAGCTGGTCGAGGCCATCCAGTACTGCCACGACTGCGGGGTGGCCCACCGCGACCTCAAGTGCGAGAACGCCCTGCTGCAGGGCCGCACCTTGAAGCTGACGGATTTCGGCTTCGCcaagctgctccccagggagcgCAGGGAGCTGAGCTGGACCTTCTGCGGCAGCACGGCCTACGCGGCGCCCGAGGTGCTGCAGGGCACGCCCCACGACAGCCGCAAGGGCGATATCTGGAGCACGGGCGTCATCCTCTACGCCCTGCTCTGTGCCCGCCTGCCCTTCGACGACACCGACATCCCCAAGATGCTGCACCAGCAGCAGAAAGGCGTCGCCGTCCCTGGGCACCTGGGGATCTCCAAAGAGTGCCAGAACCTCCTGAAAATGCTCCTGGAACCGGACATGACCCTGAGACCCTCCATCGAGGGGGTCAGCAGGCACCCGTGGCTGGCTAACCCCTGA